Proteins from a single region of Bdellovibrio svalbardensis:
- a CDS encoding SurA N-terminal domain-containing protein, translating to MSDTMADKMKRKLSAKNATAMILFGAIILVFVFFGLPGKLGAGVGSVARVNNSLISIADFQQEENRVQQYYQNLFGSSMDFSSQRQLLRQQALENLVRNELVSQAAQSEGILATDAEVRDFIVKDIPFFQQNGQFQREFYARYLEQTHSSAGDFENKVRKDIANVRIRHLFELVGQPSAVELKKLHELRSTKINVLFVKIDQEALSKVMTKEKAEVAIQALDAALAKGDEAAANVQLKELKATWEETGFVELGSENFPKITSAVATDAVFELSKAQPLLKRVVRDGAIKYVLKLKETKIEEAKAIEPMTAEMMQKRRADGLFEAWINQFRAKSHVTMNAQALQ from the coding sequence ATGATTCTCTTCGGAGCTATCATTCTTGTTTTCGTATTTTTCGGTTTGCCTGGCAAACTCGGAGCAGGAGTGGGTTCAGTAGCACGCGTGAACAACTCTTTGATCTCAATTGCAGACTTCCAGCAGGAAGAAAACCGCGTTCAGCAGTATTACCAAAATCTCTTCGGTTCATCGATGGATTTTAGCTCTCAGCGTCAACTGCTTCGTCAACAAGCTCTTGAAAACCTCGTTCGTAACGAGTTGGTTTCTCAAGCTGCACAAAGCGAAGGCATTTTGGCGACTGACGCAGAAGTTCGTGATTTTATCGTGAAAGACATTCCGTTCTTTCAACAAAACGGACAATTCCAAAGAGAGTTTTATGCTCGTTACCTAGAGCAAACTCATTCTTCAGCTGGGGACTTCGAAAACAAGGTGCGTAAAGATATCGCCAATGTTCGTATCCGTCATTTGTTTGAACTTGTGGGGCAACCATCAGCAGTTGAACTTAAGAAGTTGCATGAACTTCGCAGCACGAAAATCAACGTGCTTTTCGTGAAAATCGATCAAGAAGCTCTTTCTAAAGTAATGACAAAAGAAAAAGCGGAAGTGGCGATTCAAGCATTGGATGCAGCCCTTGCAAAAGGTGATGAAGCTGCTGCTAACGTTCAATTGAAAGAATTGAAAGCGACTTGGGAAGAAACTGGCTTTGTTGAGTTGGGTTCTGAAAACTTCCCAAAAATCACCAGCGCGGTTGCCACTGACGCGGTGTTTGAACTTTCTAAAGCTCAACCTCTTTTGAAGCGCGTTGTTCGCGATGGCGCTATTAAGTATGTTCTTAAGTTGAAAGAAACGAAGATCGAGGAAGCCAAAGCGATCGAACCGATGACTGCGGAAATGATGCAAAAACGTCGCGCAGACGGTCTGTTTGAGGCATGGATCAATCAGTTCCGTGCAAAATCCCATGTCACTATGAATGCTCAAGCATTGCAGTAG